A section of the Thermoanaerobaculia bacterium genome encodes:
- the sucD gene encoding succinate--CoA ligase subunit alpha — translation MAIWVGRDTKLLVQGLTGREGSFHALACREYGTQVVAGVTPGKGGTVHEGIPVFDTVEQAVAATGANASMIFVPPPFAGDAIVEAAAAGVALVVCITEGIPVNDMIRVKDFLAESKSEGGRPVRLIGPNCPGIITPGQCKIGIMPGRIHHPGRVGVISRSGTLTYEAVYQLTRLGLGQSTCVGIGGDPVNGTNFIDVLTAFRDDPDTDAVILIGEIGGMAEEEAACWIAGNLGHKPVVAFIAGQTAPPGRRMGHAGAIISGGRGTAADKMKALEGAGISVVKSPAELGRTMQARLR, via the coding sequence ATGGCGATCTGGGTCGGCCGCGACACGAAGCTCCTCGTCCAGGGCCTGACGGGCCGGGAAGGCTCGTTCCACGCGCTCGCCTGCCGCGAGTACGGAACGCAGGTCGTCGCCGGCGTGACGCCGGGCAAGGGGGGGACGGTCCACGAAGGGATCCCCGTCTTCGACACGGTCGAGCAGGCGGTCGCCGCGACGGGCGCGAACGCCTCCATGATCTTCGTCCCGCCGCCGTTTGCCGGCGACGCGATCGTCGAGGCCGCCGCGGCGGGGGTGGCGCTCGTCGTCTGCATCACCGAGGGAATCCCGGTCAACGACATGATCCGCGTGAAGGACTTTCTCGCGGAGTCGAAATCGGAGGGGGGCCGGCCGGTGCGGCTGATCGGCCCGAACTGCCCCGGCATCATCACGCCGGGCCAGTGCAAGATCGGGATCATGCCGGGACGGATCCATCACCCGGGACGGGTGGGAGTGATCTCCCGCTCCGGGACCCTCACGTACGAGGCGGTCTACCAGCTCACCCGGCTCGGCCTCGGACAGTCGACGTGCGTCGGGATCGGCGGCGATCCCGTCAACGGAACGAACTTCATCGACGTGCTCACCGCTTTCCGCGACGACCCGGACACCGACGCCGTGATCCTGATCGGCGAGATCGGCGGGATGGCCGAAGAGGAAGCCGCCTGCTGGATCGCCGGAAATCTCGGCCACAAGCCGGTCGTCGCGTTCATCGCGGGGCAGACGGCCCCCCCGGGGCGGCGCATGGGCCACGCGGGCGCGATCATCTCCGGCGGCCGCGGCACGGCGGCCGACAAGATGAAGGCGCTCGAGGGCGCGGGGATATCGGTCGTCAAGAGCCCGGCCGAGCTCGGCCGGACCATGCAGGCTCGCCTCCGCTAG